The region CCTTGAACGCAACCTCGTGCGGACATCtaaattttacaaggaaaattgaAAGCTTCATGTGGTAAATTGACCATCGATATATACTAGCTAGGTAAAAGATAAGAGTGGGAAATGAATCTTGTTGAGAATTGTTGTTTTTACATTGTTATTCAATTCATATATAAATTAGTCTCTCATGTAAGTCTCTGTAAGAATTCTTTGAGTCTGATCGTTTCCTCTATCTTGGACTTAAACATCATCCCTTCATCCTAATTTTTTTCCgaaccaatttttttaattatataagatAAATTGtgattgtaatatttaaatgatGAGAGTTTTAATAACATGAAAACACATTATTGaattgttgggggagacagggtgAGGACCCATGGGGCAAAGTCAAGGggaaacaccaaggagatcttagacaccacatcttaacccaaaacttaaggcattaggtttatgggttcatcttcttataaactctccctcttaccttgacttctccgatgtgggacttgactctaacacttgatttcAATAATCTCctcctcaagtgtgagtccctcaaccacatcaTTCATGTtcctcccgtctgcggaagctatccaccttgTACCACCGTTCGctgccaacggaacccgccgcctaaccacgctgctaggaagactttcaaCACAAGGAGCCGCCATGGTCCCAcaaaccatcggctctgataccacttgttgggggagacagggcgaggacccatgggacaaggtcgaggggaaacaccaaggagatcttggacaccacatcttaacccaaaaccttaagacattagttttatgggtccatctccttataaactctctctcttaccttgacttctccgatgtgagatttgactctaacacttgatttcAACATGAATTAATGATGGTATAAAATTCATatgttttattcttttcttataCTTTATTTTCTGCCAAATAAAGTAAAAAATCCCACTTCTTGTAGTCGTCAAAATTCACGTTTAATTATACCCAATACATGCCAATGGTGTCGGCAAAATTAAGAAAggttaaaaaaaatagtagcaACAGACAGACTTGGCATTGCCttgttaatttattttgtaCAAAGAAAGGGGTAATAGATACAAACAGAGACGTTTTTTATggccattttcttttctttatggGTCCAAAAATAGAGTAGTTCTCCAAGGCAAATCATGTAAATTGTCATATCCATGCACTGATCAACTTGTAAGCAGTTAATGGTTTTCTTATATCAAGTAGCTTGGATTTATGTTTAAAATGCTGGAGCTGTCGAGCATATTATTCATGGTTTATTTGATCTTAAGCAGCAGGCCTCATTTTGGACTTCAACTAAACTTGGAGACAGCtgtttttttgttattgttttttctTGTGCAACACATTGTAGCTAGGGATGCAGAAGTTTACTCATTGTTTTTTAAGTTaccattgtttttttaatttggatAGAAATCATTTTCCTACGCCCTTTGAAAAAGGAATTCCAGTAAGAATTATACTTTGTTGATTTATGGGtgagatccatcatatcctttaAATaccttattaattttttttaatctttgacGGTAGGATTTTCTAGAATCTGAGTAAAAGAAATCTCTGAACGGGCGTGAGGGTGTTAGGAGAAGAGCATGATGGTGAATGTGGGGTGCAGTGAATGTCTAGAGTTGGGGAGGTGCCTGCAAAAAAAAACATGGCGCTCGAAGCTTAAATCAGCTCAAGATCAAAGAAAATTTTGAAGTCCATAGAAGAAACAAGAGAGCAAATGAGTTGTCTGAAAAACTTAGTGCAATCAAACCTACATGTTGAAGTCGTCTGATCAATTGTGAATGATGTTTTTTGTTTGTTCGCATATATATTTAGGTGACATTGAGTTTGCAACATTGTAAGATGACTTGACCATAATTCTAACATCTCAGCTTTATGTGTAGCTTGCTGGTTTAGAAGAATTCAAGTTCTAAGTTCAATCGTCATAGTCGACCAACTTGACAGACATTGGTCGTTTAGTTATTTGGGTCGATCAGGATGATGATGAGCCAAGTGGTCGTTTAAACTGACCAAAACAGGGTGTAATCTCGATCGCGAAACTGTAATAGTTCTTCATTTATTCGATCGCGTCACAAGATATTTCACAATTTTCTCCCAAAACTCATAGCAAGGGAACGACTCTAGAAGGATTTCTCAGCTAGGTTGGATGGAGTGGAGCTTCAAGACGTTGATGGGCCATATGGAAAAGTTGTGACAACCTCCCTGCGGTTGTGGAACACTTGAGAAAGCTTCCATATAGCCGTGGttatctctcttcttcctctcatttCCCTTGTATATGTTTATTTTCTATTTGTGTATTAAAATTGTGTAATTtgattctttgattttttttttgatagaccaatgttagttgttaattgttagtaaattagtttcttcaccaggattcgaaccctgactcttcaccctgcaaatccattcattcccttagctcaccaagtgagctaACCTTCCCCCGCAATTTGATTCTTTGATTACATACATTCCTTGATATAAATGAAAATCTTTCATGTATATATGGTGTTTCTCTTTGCACTTCATACTTCTAATCAATTAATTGGTAATCTAAGAGGATCATGATCCATGATTTAAGTCTTGAACTCTTCTtgtttttcactatttttttcaAACTTTCTAGATCATTCAGCCCGAACTCAAGCATTTTTGCTTGAATCCAACTGCTGAACACCTCTAATTCAAACACCActtctaaattaataaattctTTTTCTAGTAGTCTACTGGAGTACAAAAGTTTTCTAATATGTATTCAAACTGGCTTATTGTTTTATTGGTGAAATAGAAAACACCATAGTCCATAAGGGGAAAACAAACGACAAAATTATAGAGAGAGGGCGTTAGAGAAGGAGGTGAAGTCCAAATCCAAATATATATAGTAAGCTATATTTAGTGGATGATGAAACAGAGACAAGCACTTCCAACTAGAACCGCTTGTACTTTTattttagagtaaaatacactcacccccctcaagatttgcaagaatgacactccaccccattctttttaaaaatctacactccaccccattttttataaaggcaaattttagtgacgaaaacaaattcctcactactaaaaactaattactaattagtaaaaatttaaataaatttaatgcatatacactatcatacattaatttatgaaaataattttactgaattaaatttaaaaaaaccattcactctgtctgttaagtccacgtcccatctatctccaaatcatatttctgaccacaaacggtcaccaccaagcctttactccttttaacacggctccactgtcccacaatgtgaaaccccatggcacctccatgcctcaaagttttgttgcaacctgaaccccagaacgtgaatcacacatccctaaagccacttgttcaactacttcttgtgaatttcaccccttgaagttgtgagcgaacgctctgttggtcttagatattgttggattttgttaaaaacgatgctccaccgcctcgttgggctctaataacctcagatccacttcatattttcataattttgtttctctattttcttcacccatttgtgttgctttttttgcctacaacccaattttgaaaattgaaggtataaagagattattttgattaaaattgaattattaccaaatatgaaaacacaaacatgtttcactatgttcgagatatggtttgtaaatcgggcaggtgtgctattgcataatttgcattatgaatttacggaggaaaaacgcgattgagagaatgaggaggattgtaatgttttcatttttaaatttattggattatattgatttttttttttgaaattattgattaacaatttaaataataactaattattaatgaaaaatatttttcgtcactaaatttgcctctatataaaatggggtgggatgtagattttagataagaatggggtggagtgtaattttaacaaaccttaaggggggtgagtgtactttactctttattttattctattacATTGATGGTCTTATTTAGCAGCAGTGGCCACTGGCCATTACGAAATTGAAGACTGAAGTGATTAATGAGAGAGTGAATTAATCAATCACCGCAATTGACAAAGCGGTAGTTGACTGTAAGGTGACCCTGATGGTTGCCCTGTCCATTAGAGTCCAGCCTCCTGAACACATTCACATCCAAGTCCAGTCCTCCATTAGCACACTGGTCCACAATTCTCACCGTAGCTTCATCCCCAGTTGCAGTATTCCTCACCTAAAAATCAGCAACTTTAAACTATTAATCATGATCAGTACTACTCAAACAAACTTTCATTAATTTATATTCTCTCtcaaaaaaatattcttttatCGAGTCAGAAACATTCATACCATCAGTTATTAGAGAGAGCAAGAAAACGTGTACTTACCCTCAAGCATTTGCCGCAAGAATCTCTGCCATGAGCGCCAGCGGGTCCACAGAAAGCAGTCCATCCATATTTTTTACGCCATGCAAGAGGCTTGTTAGCATTCCAAGTTGCGCAGTAGGCACCCGCTGTTAACAGGTTCCAACCAATCTGTTGAGGGTTGTACAGATTATATGTAGCCATCACGTTGTTTGCGCTCTGGCCATTCGCAAACGTTGCTGCTATCagccaccacaccgccactatGCTTAACTTCCTCTGCGTGATGCTGCTACTTATCCTCATTCTCTCTCTGTTTAAAACTCAAGCTATATGTCTTATTATCTTGTGTTGTTTTTGTGTGTAAGGTAGAAGCTGTGGCGTGCATATAAATAGAGTGTCTAACCAAACTTGAATGTAAGAGACAAAGGGAAAGATATATGAAGACTGTAGGGTGATTCCGGGTATGGTTATTTGGGTTACTTTCTTATCAATACAATCCTACTACCTAAGACAATGAGAATCGTCAAAATTAGTGTCGTGCATGGATGTTGACATGGCAGTAATGGCATATGAATAGAACATTATTGTAGGTGCAAGCAATGTAATTGCTGACTGTGTATGAAAGGGCAATTTACtaagttttaattaattagagTAAAAAATACTAAGTACTCCAGAAGCGGTTGCATGACGGTGCGCATGCTTGGCAGCTATTTCTCTAATCGTGAGACTACTTTTTAGAAGTTACACCGGCGAGGAACTAAAATAAGACATTTCTCAAagattagggaccaaaaacttagtTAACCCTTATTTTAATGTACTAGATCAATATTGTAATTTTATTGTTTGAATATACTAGTAGGCGTTGAGTCGTTGAAAAAATAGTCATTTGAAAAAGTAGTCGTTGTAAAATGAATTGTTGTAAAAGTAGTCATTGTAAAAATAAATGTTGTAAAAGTACGTAGTGATTATAAAAGTGGCTCTTGTAAAAGTAGCATTTAGCTATACATACCTCGTCTCATCTCAATGCGCAATATTATTTTGTTCTCTCATCCTATCGTCATATCAATAATATTCTTTCGTTGTCTCACAATTCAATCATCCAAATAATGGATTCAAATAATTTACCCAACTTTGATACCTTTTTTCAACAAAATGTTAGATGATTTTATACATGACACTCGTGCATAAGATCACCTGAGGTTAGTTTTGGAGAGGTAACAACAACTTGACAACACTGTTAGACACAATGGAAGAAGAACAATAACAGAGCGATCTCGTGAAGAATGACATATTCGGTTGCTTAATGGCTACTTCTCTGGAAATTTTGCATATGTAGAAACTCAGTTTTGACAGAGGTTTCGGATACAGAAACATGTTTTACGTAGAATTGTAGGAGTCTTCAGCAATCATGACGAGCATTTTCAAATGAGGGTTGATACATATATATCGTAGAAAAAGTTTTTGACCATTACTAAAATGCACAAAAATTTTTGGCATACGAATCACCTGCAGACAGTCTGGATGAGTATGTTTGAATCGGTGAAAATACTGCAAGTTCTTAGAGAAATTTGTAACGGGTATGAACTCAATATTTGGTACTCAGTACTTGAGAAAACCAAAGAAGACGTTGCTCACCTACTACCAATGAGGGAGTCTCATGGATTTCCAGGTATACTTGGTTCTAGAGCTGGGTATGCGGGTAAACCGCCCCGCATAGGCCCGCCCCGCGTAGGCCCGCCCCGCGTAGGCCCGCAccgcgtaggcccgcatttAAACGGGCCTCTGATACGCTGGTCCGCCCCGCCCCGCGGATAAGCGGGCTGGCCCGCGGGCCAccagccaaattaaaaaaaataaaaatgcaatttaaaactaaattaaaaatattttttttcataaaaaaccttataaatgactaaattaaaaaatgaatggattttttttccaaagttgtCAAACTTTGTTGATACATAATAATTCATAATTAGTAAACTCAAATGATCAAATCCATTCTTAACTTCTTGCATATAATATTACtataaatttaaataacatAAAAGAAGTCTTACAAATCCAGACACATTAAGTCTAACAAATCCAAACATGAAATCCTTAAGTAATTCATACAAGTCTTACAAATCTTAAAGTTGAACAAACATGTCTTAAAAATCTAAAACAAACCAAAACATCAAATATCCAATTCATGCATCAATCATCAATTCTTCATTCAACATTCTTGGATGTAGGTGGctcctcattttcatcatcttcttcatctcctaCAACTCAAATTCAAATGTTATAAGTCATAAttgataataaatttaaaaggtaaaaaataattcaatgtATGATTTTATAAACATTTCGTTCATGAAAGAATGCAATAATTACCTTGAACATCAAATCCTAGCAACCAATTTCTTGTACAAATCAAAGCTTGCACATTCTTGGGGAGAAGAGAGCTTCGATATTTGTTGAGAACACGAGAGCCAATACTAAAAGAGGATTCGGATGCTACGGTTGTAATTTGAATGCTCAATATATCACAAGCCATCAATGCAAGAATTGGATATCTTTGTTTATTCTCCTTCCAATATTGCAAAAGATCAAGATCCTTATGATATTGTGAAGAAAGTCTTGGATCATCCAAATATGTTTCCAATTCAGACTTTCCTACTTGTGACATATTTTGATTCTCATATGTGATAAATCTCTACataataaaatagaaacaataattaataaatgtaaaaactaattaaaaatttaggtaaaaaataaatacaaggaGTAAACAAATACTTACATCCAAAACATTGGTGGTAAGAGAACTACTAGGTTGAGAAGCATTAGCAATGTCACTAGTAGTAACCAATGTCTCTTGTGTGGATTGACTTCCACCATCAAAATTGTTGACATACTCATGAAATAGATCATACATCTTTTGTTTGACAATCCTCATCTTAGTTTGGCGAGCAATTGCATCAAGTCCAATGTCAGAATAACAAAACTCCAAAAATTGAAGCTTCAAGCGAGGATCAAGAACGGAGGCAAGTGCAAGAATAACACTATAATCACACCAATACTTATCAAATTTCAGCTGCATTTCTTTTATCATGTCCCTAATCACCGCATCCTCATGAGTCTTATTTTGAAACAACAAACATTCAATAATCCACACTTGCATGAAATACAAATTAGATGTTGGATAAGTGGATCCAGAAAACATATTTGTGATATCATAGAATGGAAGCAAAACCTCacaaattttttttcctctttcccAATCTTCATCACTAGGGAGAGATTTGTAGTGTGAATCATCTAAAGCAAGCTCCTTAAATGCACGTCGATATACAAGTGCACTTTTAAGCATCAAGTAGGTGGAGTTCCACCTAGTAACAACATCCAAACGCAAACCAACCTTTGTCTCCTTATCAATACCATGTTTCTCCACATAAACTTTAAAAACATCCCTTCTTCCTTGCGTTGCCCTAACATACTTGACACTTTCTCTAATTTTGGATAAAGCATCATTAGCAACATCCAAACCATCTTGAACTATGAGGTTTAGTATGTGGGCACAACAACGAACATGAAAAAATTCACCATCACATAACAAACTTTTATTATTCTTCAACCTATCTCTCAAAGACTTTTCCAATGTGTCATTAGACTTAGCATTGTCCAAAGTCAATGAGAATATTTTTCCCTCGATTCCCCAATCCACCAAGAAATCATTCACAATCTTAGCCAACTCTTGCCCAGAATGTGGAGGAGGACAATgacaaaaattaagaattttacTATTCAGTTTCCAATTTTCATCAACATAATGAGCAGTCAATGAAATATAACCAGCAGCAGTACAAGCAGTCCACAAATCAGAAGTCAAATTTATCCTACTTGGAACTTTGGCCAActcttctttcaattttttttttctctccctcatACAACTTAATAATATCTATTGTGGAAGCACGTCTAGAGGGTACCTTTACTTCAGGATTCAAATATTTcaataactctctaatcctCCTATACTCCACAAAATTGAAAGCAAGGTCATGCTCTATGATAGACATGGCTAACATATCACGTACAACTTTGTTATCCACTTTTCTAGTTCTCAATTTGGCACCTTGATGAAGCATTAGTTTACCAGCAGTAGTTTCATGAAACTTTGGAATCATTTGACACGCATTTTTGTGACGCCTCAAAGATGAAGTTCCATAGTCATGACCACCACATACATATTGCTTCCCACAAGCAAGACATTCAGCTCTATTTTTCCCATCAGATCCTTTACCAATTGTTTTGAAGTAATCCCAAACATTAGATGTGAGCGACCTATCTCTCTTCTTATTCTTATCAACTTCTGCGGGTGATTCAATGGAATTTTCAGTTTCAAGGTTCAAAGGATTAGCACTAGACTCACCAACATTAACAGTTTCATCCAATTCATTCATAGAGGAATCAGAAGAATCAGATTCAGACATATTTCCTcctataaaacaataaaaatagaaTATATTATCTAACAAAACTATAGAATCTAACTTCAGTAAAAAAACattgtacaaaaaaaatatcaacaCTGAAACAATGACCACACTATGATCTGGTTCTCTAAAATGGAAAGAGTAAAGTGATGGAAAAAACTAAAAAGCATCAAATTTGTGACTTTTTGACCTTTTGTATAATGACTTAGAAAAAAGTAAATAAGTTTGCTAAGATTACACTGGGAACCTCTTGAAATACGTGGTGCTATTAGTCTAATGCATGTAGCATTCCGTCAATTTTAAGTTGGCATATTCTACAACCTATTATAGCTGGTTGGGCATTGTGGCAGACAAAAAACATCCTTAGATATATACAGCACTCACGCTAAACCTGTGTAACCTTTGATTTTGATCATTCTTTCTCACGATAACACCACATTCCAAACTCAGCATTGTCAAAATCAACACTGAAACAATGACCACACTATGATCTGATTTTCTCCCAGCAGCATCACCAACATAAAAGGATTGATTCATATCAATGGTACCAAACAACAGGGAAAATAGAACATTAAGAAAGGAGGAGCAAACCTGGTTTTGTTCATAACTGGACCTgcatccctctctctctctctgtctatatatgtgtgtgtgggaTTAGGATCCTTTTAtgtgtgtatgtgtgtgtgttatGTGATGGTGCAAGAAGGATGTGAATGAAGCCCGTGGAAAAAGCTGTTAATGATTTGTATTTAGAAATGGGATCTGAGGGCTCTGCATTTTTTTTATCCCAATAAATTGGCTTACATTCTGTGCGTGTCTGTCCATGCTATATATCTTCAGTGAGCATTTTAATCTTGTCTTGTTCACTGCATGTTTATCTCGTCCCATCCTACTTGTATTTTTGCATTATAGTTATCTAATTTATCAATGGTACCAAACAACAGGGAAAATAGAACATTAAGAAAGGAGGAGCAAACCTGGTTGATGGGCGGTGGCGCGGCGGCGTGAGGAAGAGAGGGAGCGTGTGTGGTGGCCGCGGGTGGCTGCTGTGCTGGGTGCTTGGCTGCTGGTGCTGGGCGGCTGGGACAGTGGGACTTGAGGAAGAGAGGGAGCGTGTGTCatttgagagagagaggagaggaaCCAAAAGTAATTTAGGGTTTGTAACTAAATTGTAATGAAATCAGATAAGATTTTAGAGAGAGGAATGGGTtggaccttttttttttttggtgtcttaaactttttttttcctgttggGCCAGTTCTTCAtttcaaggttttttttttataatgcgGTCCAGCCCGCAAAACCGCGGTTCAACCCGCCTGAACTCGCGGGTTGAGCGGGCCAGAccgcgtaggcccgcatttAAACGGGCAACCATTCAGCGAGCCACAGCCCGCGCGGACTGCGGGTTACGCGGGCCGGCCCGCGGGCGCGGGCCAATTCGCCCAGCTCTACTTGGTTCCAATGCTTGTATAGAGAGTGGAATAAATATCCAGTTGCGTGAAAATGTTAATTTTATCGAAGTGATCATGTCAAACTCATaatcatgcttgaagcagtgACATCACAAGACTTGTGAATTTAACATTCATTTATTTGCATGGCGGGTTCTAACAATGACATCAACGTCTACATAATGCAACATTGTATGGCAGGGAGGACAGATCTAGAAATTTTTTGTAGTGAGGGTGATAACTCCTAGGCAAGTGTACCTATTCGTTAAGTAGTAATAAAATATCGATCTCAAGGATTGCGGTTGTCCAAATTAATTTCACCTATTAAATAACTAAATAGACTAAGTAAAAAGGTTTGGGGTGAATAattgttgaaaaagaacttaattcAAAGTTGTAAAATTCAATGAAAAGCAAGTACTAGTATTGAGAGCAATCAAAAGGGGAAGTACCTGGGGTAGGATTTCATCAATCtcacttatgttcttaatagactAATTAACTCATGAATTATCTAACTTATTTATGGTGCTTGCCTAAGTTTCTACGTGATAATCTCTTAACTACGCAGAACTTCCAATTAAACCAGAGGCGGTAGAGGCTAGCTGGGGCACT is a window of Lotus japonicus ecotype B-129 chromosome 5, LjGifu_v1.2 DNA encoding:
- the LOC130721570 gene encoding pathogenesis-related protein PR-4-like, which gives rise to MRISSSITQRKLSIVAVWWLIAATFANGQSANNVMATYNLYNPQQIGWNLLTAGAYCATWNANKPLAWRKKYGWTAFCGPAGAHGRDSCGKCLRVRNTATGDEATVRIVDQCANGGLDLDVNVFRRLDSNGQGNHQGHLTVNYRFVNCGD
- the LOC130719744 gene encoding zinc finger BED domain-containing protein RICESLEEPER 2-like, giving the protein MSESDSSDSSMNELDETVNVGESSANPLNLETENSIESPAEVDKNKKRDRSLTSNVWDYFKTIGKGSDGKNRAECLACGKQYVCGGHDYGTSSLRRHKNACQMIPKFHETTAGKLMLHQGAKLRTRKVDNKVVRDMLAMSIIEHDLAFNFVEYRRIRELLKYLNPEVKVPSRRASTIDIIKFKILNFCHCPPPHSGQELAKIVNDFLVDWGIEGKIFSLTLDNAKSNDTLEKSLRDRLKNNKSLLCDGEFFHVRCCAHILNLIVQDGLDVANDALSKIRESVKYVRATQGRRDVFKVYVEKHGIDKETKVGLRLDVVTRWNSTYLMLKSALVYRRAFKELALDDSHYKSLPSDEDWERGKKICEVLLPFYDITNMFSGSTYPTSNLYFMQVWIIECLLFQNKTHEDAVIRDMIKEMQLKFDKYWCDYSVILALASVLDPRLKLQFLEFCYSDIGLDAIARQTKMRIVKQKMYDLFHEYVNNFDGGSQSTQETLVTTSDIANASQPSSSLTTNVLDVKIYHI